The window TTGACATTTTTTACAATCTCCAGTTCAGGAAATTGGTGAGTTtaccaaaattcaaaaccctCATATTCTTCACCAACTTAACTTTTGGATGAATACGGTTAATAATAACTTGGTAAATTTGGTAGGCCAAAAATTTGCTGATCAGCGAAGAAACCAAACCGGCAACTTCATCGAAAACTCCAACACCCAAACCGGCGGCGCCAAAACCAGAACCGGAGCCACTAGCTCCAAAGCCCAAACCGGAGGATGAAGACACAACGTCGACGGCGATTGAGAAGTTGGGAAATTCGAGAGCATCACCATGCGCTTGCCACTGGTTTTGCCTGTGCATCTCTTCCGCCATTGTTATGTATGCTTTGTTCAAGATGTATTCGATGATCAAATGATTAAGCTGCGCTGCTGCCGCGGATCtcactttctctctttcttcttcttcttgaaatAAATTGTTTCTGTAATAAAATTGAGGGAagtaattatgtaattttgtttctttgaaaTAAAGCTGGAGGGAAAATATggttgatttcatttttactctGTTCGTCGTTATTTAAACGTATTTGAAATATCGCCTCTCAAAGGGGCGAATCTGGGTTTAGTCAAACTTGAGGGgctctaaattaaattatatcaaCAAATTGAGTGCCTAATCGACTCAATCGCGAAACAGAATATTAGCCGGAGAAGATGGCCGCTCCCGCTCTCAGTCACCGCATTCTACCGCGTCGGTTTCTCACACCACCGCCGGTATCTTCAGTTACGTTGGTAGTGCTTGAATCGAAAAGACGGTTTCATCCTCCATTCCCCTCTCTGTTATCCATCCACAACAATCCTCCACActttcccccaaattttaattttcgcGTATCTTCATGCCTTGATTCTCCTTCGTCAACGCCAAGAACTAGATTGAATCCTTCTAAAAGGCTATTCGTTAGTGGTGAGTTGTTGCTCATTATATATGCGGCTGATTTCGTggataattttgaatttgagtgCTTCAATTTTATACTGACTTATGATTGGGTATCTGTATCATCAATAAGAAgccattttgttgtgttttctgtttaattgtgtaaatagtactatcaattcaatatttttaaaccAGAAAGCATATGTTAGCAAATCAGCTGCATATTGTTTGATAATGAATACGAGATAGAAAAATCAACTAAGCTGAAAGATTACACTGTGCATCCCAGATGTTTGATTTATTGTCTTGCTCTACAGGTCTCTCATTCCGGACAACGGAGGAGAGTCTAAGAAACGCATTCAAAAACTTTGGTGAACTCATTGAAGGTGacaagattatttttatacttgatttagtttttggattctttttcaaaatcaataatgtCTGTGGATTTTGGTAGTTGTGGTAAAGGATATGCGTTGGTTATTGTAGTTAAGTTGGTGATGGATAGGATAGCGAATCGGCCTCGAGGTTTTGCATTCCTGCAATATAAGACAGAGGAGGAATCCAATAAAGCTGTTGAAGGAATGCATGGGAAGGTTCAGTCTTACTTCTCAATCTCATTCATCGAACTCCTCTTCTCTGAAACATTAGATTTCGATACAAATGAGCTGTGTTTTCTTGAGCTACCGACCATCTTCCTGCATTAGAGAATAGGGTAAATTCTTGAAGATAGGTGTGTGTTATTAGAAATTTCAGAAATGCATAGGAACACATACAGAAATGCATGATAATattaatgatatcttttaattgGAAATATTGTACATATTCCATTCATTTAGATTTATTTCTATGTAGGATCTAAAAGCATAAGCTGGTAGAGAGAAATATGATTTTGATGCACAACATTCATGAAGAGATACGTTGTGAAAGTAAGTGGGAACAAAAATCTAtggtttttaatttcttctgATTATTTTGCCTCTCAGAATAATGCAGTTGGTGTTGTAATATACTAGTAAACACACAAAGTCACTAACCGGCCTTGTCTGATTTTGAACTTGTCTGCAGTTTCTGGATGGGCGGGTTATCTTTGTTGAGGCTGCAAAGCCTAGGGCCGAACATGGGCAAGAGATGAAGCAGCAGAACCCCAGGCAGAGGTGAAGATGATACCAGTGCTTGGCCAGGCCAGACAAGGCGACAGTGCGCTGATCAGAATGTCGTCACACCCCACTTGTGATCAAGGTCTATATGATGAGGTTAAGTTTTACTCTGTCTTCTTCATGTTCTTCACAACCTTGTTCGATTTCATTGTAATTGCATTCAAATCTTACTACATCATTGTATCCAAAACTAGTATATGA is drawn from Salvia hispanica cultivar TCC Black 2014 chromosome 6, UniMelb_Shisp_WGS_1.0, whole genome shotgun sequence and contains these coding sequences:
- the LOC125193218 gene encoding organelle RRM domain-containing protein 1, chloroplastic isoform X1, whose product is MAAPALSHRILPRRFLTPPPVSSVTLVVLESKRRFHPPFPSLLSIHNNPPHFPPNFNFRVSSCLDSPSSTPRTRLNPSKRLFVSGLSFRTTEESLRNAFKNFGELIEVKLVMDRIANRPRGFAFLQYKTEEESNKAVEGMHGKVQSYFSISFIELLFSETLDFDTNELCFLELPTIFLH
- the LOC125193218 gene encoding organelle RRM domain-containing protein 6, chloroplastic isoform X2 translates to MAAPALSHRILPRRFLTPPPVSSVTLVVLESKRRFHPPFPSLLSIHNNPPHFPPNFNFRVSSCLDSPSSTPRTRLNPSKRLFVSGLSFRTTEESLRNAFKNFGELIEVKLVMDRIANRPRGFAFLQYKTEEESNKAVEGMHGKFLDGRVIFVEAAKPRAEHGQEMKQQNPRQR